Part of the Thermoplasmatales archaeon genome is shown below.
TCAAAAACTTCGAGGTATTGGAGCCTCCAAAAATTTGGAGTTGAAAGCCTCCTATAAATACCATAAACCTCATATCCTTTTTTTATAAGAAAATTAGCCAAATATGCTCCGTCCTGTCCCGTGATGCCTGTTATAAGTGCACTTTTCATTTTAAAACCTCCTTGTATACCCTTTCTGTTAATTTTGCAATGTTATCCCAAGTATAATCCTTTGCAAAACTTATACACTCATCTTTAAAATCTTCATAGTGATTGAGCATGAAAATTATTTTATCCTTCAAATCATAAGGGGATAAATCAGAAAGCATGCCATTTTTATTATTTATAAGCTCTCGACTCGCATTTAATGGATGGTCGATTGTAATCACCGGCAAACCGGCTGCATTAGCTTCTAGTGTGACAAGAGCTGCGCCCTCTCTAGTTGAAGGAAAAACAAAAACTTTTGAAGACTTCATATAAGCATAAACATCATCATCCCTAGAAACTTTATGAAGAAATCTGACATTTTCTCTAAGATCCAACTTTTTTGTAAGCTTTTCTAAATTTTTCCTTTCAGGACCATCACCAATAATAAAACATCTTATATTTAAACCTTCCTTTTTTATAAGATTCAACGCTTTTAAAAGAATATCAACATTTTTATGCTTAATTAAGCGGCCTACAAATATCACATCAGATTTTTCCATTGAAGGTTTAACATTAGATATCGTGTCAAAAGGCACACCATCAGGTATCACATATACGGAGCCATCATAAAAACTTAAATCATTTTTAACTTGATTAGAAATCGTTATAACATTTTTAGATAATCTGAAGGTTAATTTCTCTATTATTTTACCAAACACTCCTATTTTACCGAGATATTCATACCAATAATCCCCCCAATATTCCAAAACAGTGATAATGAAATTACTTTTATTAATGATGGAAGTAAATTTCCCAGAAAAACATGAAAAATATGGGAAATTCTGACAGTCTATTACATCAAATTCCTCTTGTAGGAGAGGCCCTATCAAGCTTATAGAAAACTTAAGCGCTGCTTTTATGGATCTTCTACCATCTACATATAATTGTAATGGCCTGCAGACACCATGATATTCTATACCGTCAAATTCGATGTCCCTTTTTTCTTCCTGGGGCAGCCACCAACCCACACAATACCAATGGACTTCATGACCCCTTTCTGCAAGGCGCCTTCCAATCTCATAAAGTCTTTTTTCCGCCCCTCCCTTGTTCC
Proteins encoded:
- a CDS encoding glycosyltransferase family 4 protein, which codes for MKIAFIYDGAYPWNKGGAEKRLYEIGRRLAERGHEVHWYCVGWWLPQEEKRDIEFDGIEYHGVCRPLQLYVDGRRSIKAALKFSISLIGPLLQEEFDVIDCQNFPYFSCFSGKFTSIINKSNFIITVLEYWGDYWYEYLGKIGVFGKIIEKLTFRLSKNVITISNQVKNDLSFYDGSVYVIPDGVPFDTISNVKPSMEKSDVIFVGRLIKHKNVDILLKALNLIKKEGLNIRCFIIGDGPERKNLEKLTKKLDLRENVRFLHKVSRDDDVYAYMKSSKVFVFPSTREGAALVTLEANAAGLPVITIDHPLNASRELINNKNGMLSDLSPYDLKDKIIFMLNHYEDFKDECISFAKDYTWDNIAKLTERVYKEVLK
- a CDS encoding GDP-mannose 4,6-dehydratase; amino-acid sequence: MKSALITGITGQDGAYLANFLIKKGYEVYGIYRRLSTPNFWRLQYLEVF